A region from the Bactrocera dorsalis isolate Fly_Bdor chromosome 1, ASM2337382v1, whole genome shotgun sequence genome encodes:
- the LOC125780325 gene encoding trichohyalin-like isoform X2 has protein sequence MPRLNKRSVVQSRLENRRRMQILRANSLYRVSEQSHNTQSHANRRLDPEVRLSEQSINTVQHRTRRQNQEFRSAEQSINTVQQRSRREDPGIRLAEQIIDTNQHRTRRQNPQFRSEEQSRNTREHRSRRENPDVRSAEQSINTVQHRSRRENPELRSAEQSINTVQHRSRRENPEIRSAEQVIDTIQHRTRRQNPQFRSEEQSRNTREHRSRRENPDLRSAEQSRNSRQHRIRRQNPIIRSNEQSHNTIVHRELRRNPNYRHLERIRDQTQRERSRRNPETRREERYRETQRRQLIRSGAREQILNQRRQQQNQVRIHRENLAYRQIQNERQSQRNL, from the exons atgccTAGATTAAATAAAAGATCTGTTGTACAAAGTCGACTTGAAAATAGAAGACGTATGCAGATTCTTCGGGCTAACTCATTATATAGAGTTAGTGAGCAATCACATAATACTCAAAGCCATGCTAATCGCAGATTAGATCCAGAAGTCCGCCTGTCAGAACAAAGTATCAATACAGTTCAACATAGGACAAGGCGACAAAATCAAGAGTTTCGGTCTGCTGAGCAAAGTATAAATACTGTTCAGCAAAGGTCTCGGCGGGAAGATCCCGGAATAAGGTTAGCTGAACAAATCATAGATACCAATCAGCATAGAACCCGGCGACAAAATCCTCAATTTCGCTCTGAAGAGCAAAGTAGGAATACCCGAGAACATAGGTCACGGCGGGAGAACCCCGACGTTAG GTCTGCTGAGCAAAGTATAAATACTGTTCAGCATAGGTCTCGGCGGGAAAACCCAGAGCTTAGGTCTGCTGAGCAAAGTATAAATACTGTTCAGCATAGGTCTCGGCGGGAAAATCCCGAAATAAGGTCAGCTGAACAAGTCATAGATACCATTCAGCATAGAACCCGGCGACAAAATCCTCAATTTCGCTCTGAAGAGCAAAGTAGGAATACCCGAGAACATAGGTCCCGGCGGGAGAACCCAGATCTTCGGTCTGCTGAGCAAAGTAGAAATTCAAGGCAACATAGAATTAGACGCCAAAACCCTATTATTCGGTCAAATGAGCAGTCTCATAATACCATAGTACACCGAGAACTTAGAAGAAATCCTAACTATAGACATTTAGAGCGCATACGTGATCAAACACAAAGAGAACGTTCGAGAAGAAATCCTGAAACAAGGAGAGAGGAACGTTATAGAGAAACGCAACGACGACAGCTTATCAGGAGTGGTGCAAGggaacaaattttaaatcagaGACGTCAACAACAAAATCAGGTCCGTATTCATAGAGAAAACTTGGCATATAGGCAAATTCAAAACGAAAGGCAGTCCCAACGAAATCTCTGA